A window of the Sporosarcina sp. FSL K6-2383 genome harbors these coding sequences:
- the rpsU gene encoding 30S ribosomal protein S21, giving the protein MSKTVVRKNESLEDALRRFKRTVSKSGTIQEVRKREFYEKPSVKRKKKSEAARKRKF; this is encoded by the coding sequence ATGTCGAAAACTGTTGTTCGTAAAAACGAATCGCTTGAAGATGCTCTTCGCCGCTTCAAACGTACTGTATCCAAAAGTGGAACAATACAAGAGGTAAGAAAGCGCGAGTTCTATGAGAAACCAAGCGTAAAACGTAAAAAGAAATCTGAAGCTGCAAGGAAACGTAAGTTCTAA
- a CDS encoding PhoH family protein, whose product MDEQLIQLHVEDPNEAVMLLGISDQNMKLIEEALSISILTRGDTIALSGEEDNRESAKALLEQLLKVIRKGVNINQRDVSTAIEMVKGGTIEYFAELYDVEIARNSKGKAIRAKTIGQREYVHAIRTRDLVFCIGPAGTGKTYLAVVLAIQAMKSGSAKRIILTRPAVEAGESLGFLPGDLKEKVDPYLRPLYDALHDVLGTEQTDRLIERGVIEIAPLAYMRGRTLDDAFVILDEAQNTTKAQMKMFLTRLGFGSKMVITGDKTQIDLPRGVESGLIVTESILSKVSDISFQYLEQGDVVRHPLVAKIIEAYEEEQSS is encoded by the coding sequence ATGGATGAACAATTGATTCAACTGCATGTCGAAGACCCGAACGAAGCGGTTATGCTACTCGGGATTTCCGACCAAAATATGAAATTAATCGAAGAAGCATTGAGCATTTCCATTTTGACAAGAGGCGACACAATTGCGCTCAGCGGTGAAGAAGACAACCGTGAGTCGGCAAAAGCTCTTTTGGAGCAGCTACTGAAGGTCATTCGCAAAGGCGTGAATATTAATCAGCGCGATGTGTCAACTGCTATTGAGATGGTGAAAGGCGGAACGATTGAATATTTTGCAGAACTATATGATGTAGAAATCGCAAGAAATAGTAAAGGAAAAGCGATTCGTGCGAAAACGATTGGTCAGCGTGAGTATGTCCATGCCATCCGCACGCGGGATCTTGTATTTTGTATTGGACCTGCTGGAACAGGGAAAACATATTTGGCGGTAGTTCTTGCCATTCAAGCGATGAAATCAGGCTCAGCTAAAAGAATTATTTTGACACGCCCTGCTGTAGAGGCAGGAGAGAGTCTGGGCTTTCTTCCTGGCGACTTGAAGGAGAAAGTTGACCCATACCTACGCCCGTTATACGACGCACTCCACGACGTGCTAGGGACGGAACAGACGGATCGACTTATTGAACGAGGAGTTATTGAAATTGCACCGCTTGCTTATATGAGAGGACGAACACTAGATGATGCATTTGTTATTTTGGATGAAGCACAGAATACAACAAAAGCACAAATGAAAATGTTTTTGACGCGTCTTGGCTTTGGTTCTAAAATGGTGATTACAGGGGATAAAACTCAGATTGACTTACCAAGAGGTGTCGAATCTGGTTTAATTGTGACGGAAAGTATTCTAAGCAAAGTGAGTGATATTAGTTTTCAGTACCTAGAACAAGGGGATGTTGTACGCCACCCGCTAGTTGCAAAAATTATTGAAGCTTATGAAGAAGAGCAGTCATCTTAA
- a CDS encoding nodulation protein NfeD: MRKMIGSVLLFILFVSMFALPFAATDAASQKVYKVPIEKEIGKGTYAFLQRSFSEAKEAGAEAIILEIDTPGGFVDAAWQIAKLMDETELPVIAYVNNRAISAGAFIALHADDIYMSKNATMGASQVIDSAGNAAADKAHSSWRADMKSAAESSSHERDPEIADAMADRSINLPKYRAGVGELLTLTAREAEEVGYSEGTVASFKELLQVTGYENAEVISTNKTFAEGLASIITNPVVVPILLSIASLGLVLELYSPGFGVPGTMSLIAFVLFFYGHLVAGLAGYETIILFVIGAILVVAEFFLPHGIAGTIGSLAIIGSIIMAGGNPILMATSVLIAIVIAITGMVIIMKFFGKKLHLLNKVVLMDSTDTESGYVSNVNRVELLGRIAKTSTALRPAGAIELDGERIDVVSEGSYIEKGIRVTIVKVEGSRIVVRESVEKGENE; this comes from the coding sequence ATGCGTAAAATGATAGGAAGCGTACTCCTGTTCATTTTATTCGTATCCATGTTTGCGCTACCATTTGCAGCAACTGATGCGGCTAGTCAAAAAGTATATAAAGTGCCGATTGAAAAAGAAATTGGCAAAGGTACGTATGCATTTTTGCAGCGCTCGTTTTCGGAAGCTAAGGAAGCAGGAGCAGAAGCGATCATCCTGGAGATTGATACACCGGGTGGCTTTGTAGATGCGGCTTGGCAAATTGCTAAGTTAATGGATGAGACAGAGTTGCCGGTAATCGCTTACGTCAATAACAGGGCCATATCAGCTGGTGCGTTTATCGCCCTGCATGCAGATGATATTTACATGTCGAAAAACGCCACAATGGGAGCTTCACAAGTGATTGATTCCGCCGGGAATGCAGCGGCGGATAAGGCACATAGTTCGTGGCGAGCTGATATGAAAAGTGCTGCGGAGTCATCAAGCCATGAACGTGACCCTGAAATTGCTGATGCCATGGCAGATCGTTCAATTAATCTTCCTAAGTATCGGGCAGGTGTAGGCGAGCTGTTGACGCTGACTGCTCGGGAAGCAGAAGAAGTCGGCTACAGTGAAGGTACAGTAGCTTCTTTTAAAGAACTACTTCAAGTGACTGGCTATGAAAATGCAGAAGTCATTTCAACAAATAAAACCTTTGCAGAAGGTCTTGCGAGCATCATTACAAATCCGGTCGTTGTTCCAATCTTGTTGTCAATTGCGAGTCTTGGTCTTGTCTTGGAATTGTATTCGCCAGGATTTGGTGTGCCGGGAACGATGTCTTTGATCGCATTTGTATTATTTTTCTACGGGCATTTAGTGGCTGGTCTTGCGGGCTATGAAACGATTATTCTGTTTGTCATTGGAGCTATTCTTGTCGTCGCAGAATTCTTCCTCCCGCATGGTATAGCAGGAACTATTGGTTCGCTCGCAATTATTGGTAGTATTATTATGGCGGGCGGCAATCCGATACTTATGGCGACTTCTGTCCTTATCGCGATTGTTATCGCTATTACGGGGATGGTGATTATTATGAAGTTTTTCGGTAAAAAGTTGCATTTGCTTAACAAAGTTGTGCTTATGGATTCAACGGATACGGAAAGTGGTTATGTATCTAATGTCAACAGAGTGGAATTACTCGGACGCATTGCTAAAACGTCCACGGCGCTACGGCCAGCGGGTGCCATTGAGCTGGACGGAGAACGTATTGATGTTGTTTCTGAAGGAAGTTACATTGAAAAAGGAATACGTGTTACTATTGTTAAGGTTGAAGGTTCCCGGATTGTAGTGAGGGAATCAGTAGAGAAAGGGGAGAATGAATAA
- a CDS encoding sporulation protein YqfD: protein MRRRYDIKVSGNGDLTGFLTKLATTGAKVSSLSVVEGVARFRTDRQGLMIIRRTRRRYRVTVKISIAGVESGVKGIFNSNLFLIACVIPFIASLFLWTVEVESDWPEVVERIDQKLEKASIVPLRLLAFIPDEGEIRRDLMLDDPSLSWVRFRRVGATLTVIPMLSPPTIDEVVTEEPPADLVARTGGVITDFALKKGERVSRVHQTVKKGDTLATGILVQGDKRAVVGADGEVYADYWVEYSFNLPNIVEYQLQGEETVELSFNFPWQQQKKKWSLKSFIQTERHRNDKAGQFELVVGMEETVLIPLLKNKLLSESLSKAIVQDEKILHVSFDNDKVSGTILFLINDNIAIKRPISQGE, encoded by the coding sequence ATGCGTAGGCGATATGATATTAAAGTTTCGGGGAACGGCGACCTAACTGGCTTCCTTACCAAGCTTGCGACAACTGGTGCGAAGGTTTCATCGTTATCTGTCGTAGAAGGTGTGGCTCGCTTTCGAACAGATCGTCAAGGACTGATGATTATTCGTCGCACTAGAAGGCGTTATCGTGTGACTGTCAAAATATCGATTGCTGGAGTAGAGTCGGGTGTGAAGGGGATTTTTAATTCAAATTTATTTCTCATTGCTTGCGTGATTCCCTTTATCGCTTCGTTATTCCTCTGGACAGTGGAAGTGGAATCGGATTGGCCAGAGGTTGTGGAACGAATTGATCAAAAACTGGAAAAAGCTTCGATTGTACCGTTACGACTTCTCGCGTTCATCCCTGATGAAGGGGAGATTCGCAGGGATCTTATGCTCGATGATCCTTCCTTATCATGGGTGCGTTTTAGAAGAGTTGGAGCGACGTTGACGGTCATTCCGATGCTGTCACCTCCAACAATAGATGAAGTAGTAACAGAAGAACCGCCAGCTGATTTAGTCGCACGTACAGGTGGTGTTATTACTGACTTTGCATTAAAAAAGGGGGAAAGGGTCAGTCGTGTCCATCAGACCGTTAAAAAGGGTGATACGCTTGCTACAGGAATTTTAGTACAAGGTGATAAAAGAGCTGTAGTCGGCGCAGACGGGGAGGTCTATGCTGATTATTGGGTGGAATATTCTTTTAATTTACCGAATATCGTTGAGTATCAATTGCAGGGAGAAGAGACGGTGGAGCTTTCTTTTAATTTCCCCTGGCAACAACAAAAGAAAAAGTGGTCTCTTAAATCTTTTATCCAAACAGAACGACATAGAAATGATAAAGCTGGACAGTTCGAATTAGTGGTAGGTATGGAGGAAACTGTTCTTATTCCACTCTTGAAAAATAAATTACTGTCTGAATCATTATCAAAAGCTATCGTTCAAGATGAAAAAATTTTGCACGTGTCATTCGATAATGATAAAGTTAGTGGGACCATATTGTTTTTAATCAATGACAATATTGCTATCAAAAGACCGATTTCACAAGGAGAATGA
- the deoC gene encoding deoxyribose-phosphate aldolase has product MNTKFATYIDHTLLKADAKKPEIIVLCQEARQYSFASVCVNPTWVKTAAAELEGSPVKVCTVIGFPLGASTSAVKAFETTNAIENGAGEIDMVINVGALRGGDDELVQQDIEAVVQAAKGKAIVKVIIETALLTEQEKRKACELSILAGADFVKTSTGFSTGGATEEDVKLMRAVVGPETGVKASGGVRSFDDMKKMIDAGATRIGASSGVQIMQGLASETDY; this is encoded by the coding sequence TTGAATACGAAATTTGCAACTTATATTGATCATACATTACTAAAAGCTGACGCGAAGAAGCCTGAAATTATTGTGCTTTGTCAGGAGGCTCGCCAATACAGTTTCGCATCTGTTTGTGTTAATCCGACGTGGGTGAAAACGGCAGCAGCTGAACTTGAAGGCTCACCTGTTAAAGTCTGTACGGTAATTGGTTTCCCGCTTGGCGCATCGACGTCAGCTGTGAAAGCATTTGAAACGACGAATGCGATTGAAAATGGTGCTGGTGAAATTGATATGGTCATTAATGTCGGCGCACTTCGCGGCGGTGATGATGAGCTTGTCCAACAGGATATCGAAGCTGTCGTTCAGGCGGCAAAAGGGAAAGCAATCGTAAAGGTTATTATCGAAACAGCTTTGCTAACGGAGCAAGAAAAAAGAAAAGCATGCGAACTGTCTATCCTTGCAGGCGCTGATTTTGTGAAAACGTCAACAGGCTTTTCAACAGGCGGTGCAACGGAGGAAGATGTTAAACTAATGCGCGCAGTAGTTGGCCCGGAAACTGGAGTTAAAGCATCAGGCGGCGTTCGTAGCTTTGATGACATGAAAAAAATGATTGATGCGGGTGCGACACGAATTGGCGCTAGCTCAGGCGTCCAAATCATGCAGGGCCTAGCATCTGAAACAGATTATTAA
- a CDS encoding HD family phosphohydrolase, whose protein sequence is MLRPIRKFFLSLKFTYLAIFLIGLSGILLFSIMYGSVKKETYKLESLQISPETIRSIKTVEDSVKTEQDRERAAREVTPVYQLSQDVGKNRQAIATSIFDFLIDVKEMGELAQSEDDESVLDNKMQIAEMRKKLGNLEKEEPGLRLSDDAISVLLAQKTEVLKDIQYVLATTIDEELSKPIRKEDLSTVRYEVERKIRLADTIPPSVLQTILTLGRLLVVETETINEEATESGIEQARAAVEPTRILQGQVIVREGQMIDREIYRQLELTGLLNNQSTVKPFAGLALFVLFVSGIIFMHFNTWQEHSSVKKKALVIVLSVFFLLVIMMKLIALIDKDFDVLLAFLFPTALAPMLVKLLTNERIAIMTTIITAATAGVMLQEGFAAIIQMEVALYILFGGVVSLYLLGDGGRRSSILRTSAGVVASNMLFISFYLLMTQSAYDLSELGFYLIAAIASGILSGALTIGLMPFFETAFGLLSDMKLVELSNPNHPLLKKVLIETPGTYHHSVMVANLSDAACEAIGANGLLARVGSYYHDIGKTMRPGFFIENQHPGQNPHDALPPEKSRDIIIAHAEDGAKLLEKYKMPREIINIARQHHGTSTLKYFYVKAKESGKEVVEEEFRYPGPKPQTKEIAIISIADSVEAAVRSMKEPTPQKIAGLVRAIVNDRLNDGQFDECDLSMKELKKAEKVICETLNGTFHSRIEYPE, encoded by the coding sequence ATGCTGCGGCCAATTAGGAAGTTTTTTCTGTCACTGAAATTCACATACTTAGCCATATTCCTGATCGGATTGTCAGGGATACTCCTGTTTTCAATTATGTATGGAAGTGTCAAGAAAGAGACGTATAAGCTGGAATCGTTACAAATTTCGCCAGAAACTATCAGATCTATTAAAACAGTCGAGGATTCAGTGAAAACGGAGCAGGATCGGGAGCGGGCAGCGCGAGAAGTGACGCCTGTCTATCAGTTGTCTCAGGATGTTGGGAAGAATCGACAAGCGATTGCGACATCTATATTCGATTTCCTCATTGACGTAAAAGAGATGGGGGAGCTCGCACAGTCTGAAGATGATGAGTCCGTTTTAGACAATAAAATGCAAATTGCTGAAATGCGTAAAAAGCTCGGTAATCTAGAAAAAGAAGAGCCGGGTTTACGGTTAAGTGATGATGCCATTTCAGTGTTATTGGCGCAAAAAACGGAAGTGTTAAAGGACATCCAATACGTTCTTGCGACGACGATTGATGAAGAGTTGTCGAAGCCAATCCGCAAAGAGGATTTGTCTACGGTTCGCTACGAAGTAGAAAGAAAAATACGTCTTGCGGATACGATTCCACCATCTGTTCTACAAACTATTTTGACATTAGGGCGATTGTTAGTCGTGGAAACAGAAACAATCAATGAGGAAGCAACGGAATCGGGCATTGAGCAAGCGCGTGCAGCTGTTGAACCCACTCGGATTTTGCAAGGACAGGTTATCGTTCGTGAAGGGCAAATGATTGATCGAGAAATTTATAGGCAGCTAGAGCTAACAGGCTTATTGAACAATCAATCGACAGTGAAACCGTTTGCCGGTCTTGCCTTGTTTGTGTTGTTCGTGTCTGGCATTATCTTCATGCATTTCAATACTTGGCAGGAGCATAGTTCTGTAAAGAAAAAAGCATTGGTCATCGTGCTTTCTGTCTTTTTCCTACTCGTCATCATGATGAAACTAATTGCGTTAATTGATAAGGATTTCGATGTCTTATTGGCATTTCTATTCCCGACAGCGTTAGCACCCATGCTAGTAAAGTTGTTGACGAATGAACGAATCGCTATTATGACGACAATTATTACGGCAGCCACTGCAGGCGTGATGTTGCAGGAAGGATTTGCTGCGATCATTCAGATGGAGGTGGCATTGTACATATTATTTGGGGGCGTTGTCAGCCTCTATTTACTAGGAGATGGGGGACGGCGTTCGAGTATTTTGAGAACAAGTGCGGGTGTCGTTGCTTCCAATATGCTATTTATCTCTTTTTATTTGCTGATGACGCAATCTGCTTATGATCTGTCAGAGCTTGGTTTTTACCTAATTGCGGCGATTGCTTCAGGTATTTTGTCGGGAGCCTTAACAATTGGTTTAATGCCATTTTTTGAAACGGCTTTCGGGTTGCTATCAGATATGAAGCTAGTTGAGTTGTCGAATCCGAATCATCCGTTATTGAAGAAAGTATTGATTGAAACACCAGGTACTTATCACCACAGTGTCATGGTTGCGAATTTGTCTGATGCAGCTTGCGAGGCAATTGGTGCCAATGGTTTATTGGCAAGAGTCGGGAGTTACTACCATGATATTGGCAAGACGATGAGACCAGGATTTTTCATCGAAAACCAGCATCCGGGACAAAATCCACATGATGCATTGCCACCGGAAAAAAGCCGTGATATTATTATTGCCCACGCTGAAGACGGCGCAAAGCTATTGGAGAAGTATAAGATGCCGCGTGAAATCATTAATATTGCACGTCAACATCATGGGACGAGCACATTGAAGTATTTTTATGTGAAAGCGAAGGAATCGGGTAAAGAGGTTGTGGAGGAAGAATTCCGCTATCCTGGCCCGAAACCTCAAACGAAGGAAATTGCAATTATTTCGATTGCGGATAGTGTGGAGGCTGCTGTTCGATCGATGAAAGAGCCGACTCCGCAAAAAATTGCTGGACTTGTGCGTGCCATTGTTAACGACCGCTTGAATGATGGACAGTTCGACGAATGCGATCTTTCTATGAAAGAATTAAAGAAAGCAGAAAAAGTGATTTGCGAAACATTAAATGGCACGTTCCATAGTCGGATTGAATATCCCGAGTGA
- the ybeY gene encoding rRNA maturation RNase YbeY: protein MLDLYFDDETATVDHKVEGLIRELLSHAAHEEALVGEVEVSVTFMMDEAIQEVNAEYRGKDTPTDVISFALEEMTEGEVAIVAEEGMPTVLGDILISVETATRQAEEYGHDFTREMGFLALHGFLHLLGYDHMTEDDETKMFSRQKEILASFGLER, encoded by the coding sequence ATGCTAGACCTCTATTTTGACGATGAAACGGCTACCGTTGATCATAAAGTGGAAGGGTTAATTCGTGAATTATTGAGTCACGCGGCGCATGAAGAGGCGCTAGTAGGTGAGGTAGAAGTATCTGTGACGTTTATGATGGATGAAGCGATTCAAGAAGTGAATGCGGAGTATCGTGGCAAGGATACGCCGACGGATGTTATTTCATTTGCGCTTGAAGAGATGACAGAAGGTGAAGTGGCAATTGTTGCAGAAGAAGGCATGCCAACGGTTTTAGGTGATATACTTATTTCTGTGGAAACTGCTACTAGACAGGCAGAGGAATATGGTCATGATTTTACGCGTGAAATGGGATTTCTTGCGCTTCATGGCTTCCTGCATTTGCTCGGTTATGATCATATGACAGAGGATGATGAAACAAAAATGTTCAGCAGACAAAAGGAGATACTTGCTTCATTCGGACTTGAGAGGTGA
- the floA gene encoding flotillin-like protein FloA (flotillin-like protein involved in membrane lipid rafts) has translation MPAILASGSFVGIVIIVVVAIIVLSVFFTLVPVTLWISAMAAGVRVSIFTLIGMRLRRVIPSRIVNPLIKAHKAGLDVSINQLESHYLAGGNVDRVVNALIAAHRANIELTFERCAAIDLAGRDVLEAVQMSVNPKVIETPFIAGVAMNGIEVKAKARITVRANIDRLVGGAGEETIVARVGEGIISTIGSSIDHAKVLENPDMISQTVLAKGLDSGTAFEILSIDIADVDIGKNIGAELQTEQAMADKNIAQAKAEERRAMAVANEQEMKAKVEEMRAKVVASEAEVPLAMAEALRTGNIGVMDYMNYKNIQADTGMRDSISGFDGDHSNPDLKKN, from the coding sequence ATGCCAGCAATTTTAGCTTCAGGTAGTTTTGTAGGAATTGTCATTATTGTTGTAGTAGCAATAATCGTATTGTCCGTATTTTTCACTCTAGTACCCGTCACGCTGTGGATTTCTGCCATGGCTGCAGGTGTACGCGTAAGTATTTTCACACTAATTGGGATGCGTCTGCGTCGAGTTATTCCAAGTCGTATTGTTAACCCGCTTATTAAAGCACATAAGGCGGGGCTTGATGTATCGATTAACCAACTAGAAAGTCATTATCTTGCAGGTGGTAACGTTGACCGCGTTGTCAACGCATTAATCGCTGCGCATCGTGCGAATATCGAATTGACTTTTGAACGTTGTGCTGCCATTGACCTTGCAGGTCGTGACGTACTAGAAGCTGTTCAAATGTCCGTTAACCCGAAAGTGATTGAGACACCATTTATCGCTGGTGTTGCTATGAACGGGATTGAAGTAAAAGCAAAAGCACGTATTACAGTACGTGCCAACATCGACCGCCTTGTCGGGGGTGCTGGTGAAGAAACAATCGTTGCCCGTGTTGGTGAGGGGATTATCTCAACAATCGGTTCATCGATTGACCATGCAAAAGTATTGGAAAATCCAGATATGATTTCTCAAACTGTATTAGCAAAAGGTCTTGACTCAGGAACGGCATTCGAAATTCTATCCATTGATATCGCAGACGTTGATATCGGTAAAAACATCGGTGCCGAACTTCAAACTGAACAAGCGATGGCTGATAAAAATATTGCGCAGGCGAAAGCAGAAGAACGTCGTGCAATGGCTGTTGCCAACGAACAGGAAATGAAGGCGAAAGTAGAAGAAATGCGTGCAAAAGTTGTTGCATCTGAAGCGGAAGTTCCACTTGCGATGGCAGAAGCACTTCGCACAGGTAATATTGGTGTAATGGATTATATGAACTATAAAAATATCCAAGCAGACACAGGTATGCGTGATTCTATTAGCGGTTTTGATGGAGATCATAGCAATCCGGACCTTAAAAAGAACTAA